One window of the Solibacillus isronensis genome contains the following:
- the hemY gene encoding protoporphyrinogen oxidase: MRVTLKRNKVVIVGGGITGLTTAYYLQQKTKAHNLPIDIVLIEASLRLGGKIHTVRQNGYIIERGPESFFDTGSSVRKLARDLNIEHEMIQNNYGRTFIAVGSKLHQIPSNILLGGSPKILPFMTSNVLSLMGKFRAAGDLLLPKLPHAADEPISEFFNRRFGKEVVENLVEPVLAGTFAGDVDHLSMQSMFPQFYQLENEYRSLLLGMKKTGKGIYALVDTPGELHYESFENGLESLIETLENALTDVTILKGLKVNSIEKNNDDTHLIELNDGTSIQADNIVVTTPFNVTKRIFPDSVTMQQVPDMNYATIATVTMAFEKGSMQKYEDALNFFVSRNSHFAITSCTWSHRKWDNVTPDGHELLRVYIGRVGDESIVELPDSEIEKIVLQDLERAVGLDAQPLLTTVARWKEAMPQYTIGHESRMSTMKKQFYQEFPKVFLTGSSYEGISIPDCVLQGRNTAEQLLNQLAESKLAM; the protein is encoded by the coding sequence ATGAGGGTGACTTTAAAAAGGAATAAGGTTGTTATCGTTGGCGGTGGCATCACTGGTTTAACGACGGCATACTATTTACAGCAAAAAACGAAGGCGCACAATTTACCGATAGATATCGTGTTGATCGAAGCGTCACTACGTTTAGGTGGTAAAATCCATACAGTGCGTCAAAATGGGTATATTATCGAACGTGGGCCTGAATCGTTTTTTGATACAGGTAGCAGTGTCCGAAAGTTGGCACGTGATTTAAATATCGAACATGAGATGATTCAAAATAATTATGGTCGAACATTCATCGCAGTTGGTAGCAAGTTGCACCAAATTCCGAGTAATATTCTGCTCGGAGGGTCACCTAAAATCCTCCCGTTCATGACATCGAATGTTTTATCTTTAATGGGGAAATTCCGCGCAGCAGGGGATTTGCTATTACCAAAATTACCGCATGCGGCAGACGAACCGATCAGTGAATTTTTCAATCGACGCTTTGGTAAAGAAGTTGTAGAAAATTTAGTTGAGCCGGTGTTGGCAGGTACTTTTGCAGGTGATGTCGACCATCTTAGTATGCAATCGATGTTCCCGCAGTTTTATCAGTTGGAAAATGAATATCGCAGTTTGCTGCTCGGTATGAAAAAAACCGGTAAAGGTATATACGCGCTTGTAGATACTCCAGGTGAACTACATTACGAATCATTTGAAAACGGGCTGGAATCATTAATTGAAACATTGGAAAATGCTTTAACCGATGTAACGATTTTAAAAGGTTTGAAAGTGAATTCCATTGAAAAAAATAATGATGACACTCATCTTATTGAACTGAATGACGGGACGTCTATACAAGCAGATAACATCGTTGTAACGACACCGTTTAATGTAACGAAAAGAATCTTCCCGGACTCTGTAACGATGCAGCAAGTTCCGGATATGAATTATGCTACAATTGCAACGGTTACGATGGCATTTGAAAAAGGATCGATGCAAAAATATGAAGATGCACTTAACTTCTTCGTTTCACGCAATAGTCATTTTGCCATTACAAGCTGTACGTGGAGTCACCGTAAATGGGATAATGTTACCCCGGATGGCCATGAATTACTTAGGGTTTACATTGGCCGGGTAGGGGACGAATCGATTGTGGAGCTTCCTGACAGTGAAATTGAAAAAATCGTATTGCAGGATTTGGAACGGGCGGTAGGATTGGATGCCCAGCCGTTATTGACGACAGTTGCCCGCTGGAAGGAAGCAATGCCTCAATATACAATAGGTCATGAGTCTCGCATGTCAACTATGAAAAAACAGTTTTATCAAGAGTTTCCGAAGGTCTTTTTAACAGGAAGCTCGTATGAGGGAATCAGTATTCCGGACTGCGTATTGCAAGGGAGAAATACTGCCGAGCAATTACTCAACCAGTTGGCCGAGTCAAAATTAGCAATGTAA
- the hemH gene encoding ferrochelatase, with the protein MKEVRGLLVMAYGTPYKEEDIERYYTHIRHGRKPSQEHLDDLTERYRAIGGISPLAKMTEAQAHALCARLNEVQDEVEYKVFIGLKHIEPFVEDAVEAMVKEGITEAVSIVLAPHFSTFSIKSYNGRAKEAAEKLGGTLNITSVEAWYDEPKFIEFWKNAVNGELAKMTEEERANACLIVSNHSLPEKIKLAGDPYEEQLIETARLIEEASDIVNVEVGWQSAGQTPEPWLGPDVQDLTKELFEQKGYKAFIYTPVGFVTEHLEVLYDNDIECKVVCDEIGASYYRPTMPNTHSLFIDAMVDAINKKLAK; encoded by the coding sequence ATGAAAGAAGTACGCGGGTTATTAGTAATGGCTTATGGTACGCCATATAAAGAAGAAGATATCGAACGTTATTACACACATATTCGTCATGGCCGCAAACCAAGCCAGGAACATTTGGATGATTTAACAGAACGTTACCGTGCAATCGGCGGTATTTCTCCGCTAGCGAAAATGACGGAAGCACAGGCTCATGCATTATGTGCACGTTTAAACGAAGTACAGGACGAAGTAGAATATAAAGTATTTATCGGCTTAAAGCATATTGAACCATTTGTAGAAGATGCAGTAGAAGCGATGGTGAAAGAAGGAATCACTGAAGCGGTATCGATCGTTTTAGCACCACACTTCTCAACTTTCTCTATTAAATCGTACAATGGCCGAGCGAAAGAAGCTGCTGAAAAATTAGGCGGTACGTTAAACATCACTTCTGTTGAAGCATGGTATGACGAGCCTAAATTCATTGAATTCTGGAAAAATGCCGTGAATGGCGAGTTGGCAAAAATGACAGAAGAAGAGCGCGCAAATGCTTGCTTAATCGTGTCTAACCACTCATTGCCGGAAAAAATTAAACTTGCGGGCGATCCGTATGAAGAGCAGTTAATCGAAACAGCACGTTTAATTGAAGAGGCTTCAGATATTGTGAATGTTGAAGTGGGCTGGCAGTCAGCTGGACAAACACCAGAGCCATGGCTAGGACCGGATGTACAGGACTTAACGAAGGAATTATTTGAGCAAAAAGGTTATAAAGCTTTCATCTATACACCAGTAGGATTTGTTACAGAGCATTTAGAAGTGCTATATGATAATGACATTGAGTGTAAAGTTGTTTGTGACGAAATCGGTGCAAGCTACTATCGCCCGACAATGCCAAATACACATTCTTTATTCATTGATGCAATGGTAGATGCTATCAATAAAAAATTAGCGAAATAG
- the hemE gene encoding uroporphyrinogen decarboxylase, with protein MMKFNDTLLRAARGEQVEHTPVWFMRQAGRSQPEYREIKEKYSLEEITMQPELCAYVTRLPVEQYNVDAAILYKDIVTPLPGMGIDVKIKAGIGPVISNPIRSAADVENLRDFNAQEHTPYVLDTIKMLTTEQLNVPLIGFGGAPFTLASYMIEGGPSKNYAKTKSFMVSQPKAWFALMEKLADMIIVDITAQVEAGAKAIQIFDSWVGALNVEDYRIFIKPTMTRIFAELRALNVPLIQFGVGASHLVNEWHDLPVDVVGLDWRLPIREAESRGVTKAVQGNLDPTLLLADWNVIEARAKDIVDQGLAHTGGHIFNLGHGVFPEVDPAVLKRLTTFVHEYSREQIAKRS; from the coding sequence ATGATGAAATTTAATGACACATTATTACGTGCTGCTCGCGGTGAGCAAGTAGAACATACGCCAGTTTGGTTTATGCGCCAGGCAGGCCGTTCACAGCCAGAATATCGTGAAATAAAAGAAAAATATTCATTAGAAGAGATTACAATGCAGCCGGAGTTATGTGCATATGTGACGCGTTTACCTGTTGAACAATACAATGTAGATGCAGCGATTCTTTATAAAGATATCGTTACCCCTTTACCAGGAATGGGAATTGATGTAAAAATAAAAGCAGGAATCGGTCCGGTTATTTCAAATCCTATCCGTTCAGCTGCTGATGTAGAAAATTTACGTGATTTCAACGCACAAGAGCATACACCTTACGTGCTAGATACAATTAAAATGTTAACAACAGAACAGTTGAATGTTCCGTTAATCGGTTTTGGCGGTGCTCCGTTTACGCTTGCGAGCTATATGATCGAAGGCGGCCCAAGCAAAAACTACGCTAAAACAAAATCATTCATGGTTTCACAGCCAAAAGCATGGTTTGCTTTAATGGAAAAACTGGCTGATATGATTATTGTGGATATTACAGCGCAAGTAGAAGCTGGTGCAAAGGCAATCCAAATTTTCGATTCTTGGGTTGGTGCATTAAATGTAGAAGATTACCGTATTTTTATCAAGCCGACGATGACACGCATTTTTGCTGAATTGCGCGCATTAAATGTGCCATTAATCCAGTTTGGTGTAGGCGCATCGCATCTAGTAAACGAATGGCATGACCTGCCAGTTGATGTAGTAGGTTTGGACTGGCGTTTGCCAATCCGTGAAGCAGAATCACGCGGCGTAACAAAAGCGGTACAAGGAAACTTGGATCCTACATTACTACTTGCAGACTGGAACGTAATCGAAGCACGCGCGAAAGATATTGTTGATCAAGGTTTAGCGCATACAGGCGGACATATTTTCAACTTAGGTCACGGTGTCTTCCCAGAAGTAGATCCAGCTGTATTAAAACGATTAACAACATTTGTACATGAATACAGCCGCGAACAAATCGCAAAACGTTCATAA
- a CDS encoding Target of RNAIII-activating protein produces the protein MNFYVTSGTPDYMEKLIAKNPQHPLILLHGNGNSVVLHETDKKSIFAVPRKFEVIAQDGQFTQKGYFTFFNMPIMSDERPVFEKKALDVIPALNSNDAVIAYRLLRPVKAETYLFIIQWGGPASYEVWKASNEYKTSFAPVFEGTTQVLQSMFNSSSYITTYSAASKE, from the coding sequence ATGAATTTTTATGTAACTTCAGGAACACCTGACTATATGGAAAAATTAATCGCAAAAAATCCACAGCACCCTTTAATTTTATTGCATGGAAATGGAAACTCGGTGGTGTTGCACGAAACAGATAAAAAATCTATTTTCGCAGTACCTCGCAAGTTTGAAGTAATTGCACAAGATGGGCAGTTTACACAAAAGGGCTATTTTACTTTTTTCAATATGCCCATTATGTCAGATGAGCGCCCGGTTTTCGAGAAAAAAGCTCTCGACGTCATCCCTGCATTGAATTCCAATGATGCTGTAATTGCCTACCGTTTATTGCGTCCGGTTAAAGCAGAAACCTATTTATTTATTATTCAATGGGGCGGACCCGCTTCCTATGAAGTTTGGAAAGCCAGCAATGAGTATAAAACTTCATTTGCCCCTGTTTTTGAAGGTACGACACAAGTGTTACAGTCGATGTTTAACTCATCCTCTTATATTACGACATATAGTGCCGCTTCAAAAGAATAA
- a CDS encoding chromate transporter, which produces MKIQIQLFKAFFVSGILGFGGGPTIIPLLHKEVVEKYKLMTDDDFSDVLSIGNTLPGPIATKMAGYIGYRIGGLLGLINALFASVMPTVLLIIVLLNSLNQFSNSDFINNMSKGVIPIVTVMMGLYAFDFLKKSHKALGLKISAIIFLFSFITIVVFDLHPGIIIGSLLVLALALPAKGGNEQ; this is translated from the coding sequence GTGAAAATTCAAATTCAGTTGTTTAAAGCTTTTTTTGTGTCTGGAATTCTCGGCTTCGGTGGAGGTCCGACAATTATTCCATTACTTCACAAAGAAGTGGTGGAAAAATATAAACTTATGACGGATGATGATTTTTCTGATGTTTTATCAATCGGAAACACATTGCCTGGTCCGATTGCGACAAAGATGGCAGGTTATATTGGTTACCGTATAGGCGGATTGCTCGGGTTAATCAATGCCCTTTTTGCGTCGGTAATGCCTACTGTACTATTAATTATTGTTCTATTAAATTCATTGAACCAATTTAGCAACTCTGATTTTATCAATAATATGTCTAAAGGGGTTATACCCATTGTGACAGTTATGATGGGGCTTTATGCATTCGACTTCTTAAAGAAGTCTCATAAAGCTTTAGGTCTAAAAATTAGCGCTATTATTTTCTTATTCAGTTTTATAACGATCGTTGTATTTGATCTTCACCCTGGGATCATCATTGGTTCACTCTTAGTATTAGCGCTTGCATTGCCGGCTAAAGGAGGAAACGAACAATGA
- a CDS encoding chromate transporter — protein sequence MIFWELFIAFLIPNLLAYGGGPASIPLIEHEVVDRYEWMTQNEFSEFLALANSLPGPIATKMAGYIGFEVGGFLGSIIALFATVAPTLILMITLLNLLHKYRDSPKVRRLSSFVLPAIAVLLITLTFDFAKSSYESNKLVPTILMIVGSYLALEKFKVPSIIVIAVGLLIGGFLL from the coding sequence ATGATATTTTGGGAACTTTTTATTGCATTTTTAATACCTAACCTTTTAGCATACGGTGGCGGGCCTGCTTCCATCCCGTTAATTGAACATGAAGTGGTAGATAGATATGAGTGGATGACGCAAAATGAATTCAGTGAGTTTCTTGCTTTGGCAAATTCACTGCCCGGTCCTATTGCAACGAAGATGGCGGGCTATATCGGCTTTGAAGTTGGCGGTTTTTTAGGGAGTATTATAGCGTTATTCGCGACAGTTGCCCCTACCCTGATTTTAATGATCACACTTCTGAATCTACTACATAAATATAGAGATTCGCCTAAAGTAAGGCGGTTATCAAGCTTTGTATTACCTGCAATTGCCGTATTATTAATTACATTAACATTCGATTTCGCAAAGTCTTCCTATGAATCAAATAAACTGGTTCCAACGATTTTAATGATTGTCGGCAGCTATCTTGCTTTGGAAAAATTTAAAGTTCCTTCTATTATAGTAATCGCCGTCGGATTATTAATTGGCGGATTCTTGTTATAA
- a CDS encoding ABC transporter permease yields MNSMHSVWAKRFEHYIGEVMKYMRFVFTGHIAIVLVFIAGAGGYQYSEWLKVVQPDFPAEWLIALIVGGLVAFSRPVTLLKEPDQVYLLPLESQMPNYFKKAMNWTFWSQLLVPVVLYIIAIPLLKEVTTLSVGEIWLTAAFIAVLKFINVRAEFNYRYANRGNAIVLDRFVRAIVSIIGIQMTLTDGLLGIVFLIMMAYYTFTLKKKVQDNPVPYEHFIKLEQNRMMRFYRFANYFTDVPHLKGSVKRRAWLDFAYKTISYKKENTQAYLIYRTFIRTDDHFYLWVRLTAISAVIAMFITIPFVTWIVAGALAFATTLQLKYALMSAGDFRMDMLYPIPRDTRKQAVAKLLRQLSIVQAIIVTLCAVMQPQFYIIPVVIIAVSELTMRMSK; encoded by the coding sequence ATGAACAGCATGCATAGTGTATGGGCTAAGCGCTTCGAGCATTACATCGGCGAAGTGATGAAGTATATGCGCTTCGTCTTTACAGGGCATATTGCGATTGTCCTTGTCTTTATCGCAGGGGCAGGGGGATATCAGTACAGCGAATGGCTGAAAGTCGTGCAGCCGGATTTCCCGGCAGAGTGGCTCATTGCCCTTATAGTAGGGGGCTTAGTAGCATTCAGTAGACCTGTCACATTACTGAAAGAACCGGATCAAGTGTACTTATTACCGCTGGAAAGCCAAATGCCGAACTATTTCAAAAAGGCGATGAACTGGACATTTTGGTCACAGCTGTTAGTGCCGGTCGTTCTGTATATAATAGCGATTCCGTTATTGAAAGAGGTTACGACACTTAGCGTAGGTGAAATTTGGCTGACTGCTGCATTTATCGCGGTTTTGAAATTTATTAATGTCCGTGCCGAGTTCAACTACCGTTATGCGAATCGAGGCAATGCCATAGTACTCGACCGCTTTGTACGGGCGATCGTGTCGATTATCGGGATTCAAATGACATTGACAGACGGTTTGCTAGGCATCGTATTTCTTATTATGATGGCTTACTATACATTTACATTGAAGAAAAAAGTACAGGATAATCCAGTGCCTTACGAACATTTTATTAAGCTTGAGCAAAACCGTATGATGCGTTTTTACCGTTTTGCCAACTACTTCACAGATGTCCCGCATTTAAAGGGTTCTGTCAAACGTCGTGCGTGGCTCGATTTTGCGTATAAAACGATCAGCTACAAAAAGGAAAATACACAGGCGTATTTAATTTACCGTACGTTTATCCGTACAGACGACCATTTTTATTTATGGGTGCGATTAACGGCGATTTCAGCTGTTATTGCGATGTTTATTACGATTCCATTCGTAACTTGGATTGTTGCAGGTGCTTTGGCATTTGCGACAACGCTTCAGCTTAAGTATGCGCTCATGTCAGCAGGGGATTTCCGAATGGACATGCTTTACCCGATCCCTCGCGATACGAGAAAACAGGCTGTCGCAAAATTGCTTCGTCAACTCAGCATTGTACAGGCTATTATTGTGACACTTTGTGCAGTGATGCAGCCGCAGTTTTACATCATTCCAGTTGTCATTATCGCAGTGAGTGAACTGACGATGAGAATGTCGAAATAA
- a CDS encoding ABC transporter ATP-binding protein, which yields MTILQLQNVTGGYTRKPVIQDLSFEINKGELVGLIGLNGAGKSTTIKHIIGTLLPRSGEIRLNGVTLKENLDKYRSSFSYIPETPVLYEELTLKEHLQLTAMAYGLDEKTLEARSEVLLKEFRMEKRLNWFPSHFSKGMRQKVMIMCAFLVDPSLYIIDEPFVGLDPLGIQSLLDQMDDKKRAGASILMSTHILSTAEKHCDRIILLHEGRVRAQGTMNDLRKAFNMPTATLDDLYIAMTKEQDNEQHA from the coding sequence GTGACAATTTTACAACTGCAAAATGTAACAGGTGGTTATACGAGAAAACCTGTGATTCAAGATTTATCATTTGAAATTAACAAAGGAGAGCTCGTTGGATTAATCGGCCTTAACGGTGCTGGGAAAAGTACGACGATCAAGCATATTATTGGCACGCTCTTACCGCGCTCTGGAGAAATTCGTTTAAACGGTGTGACGTTAAAGGAGAATTTGGACAAGTACCGATCAAGTTTCTCCTATATTCCGGAAACACCCGTACTATATGAAGAATTAACATTAAAAGAACATTTACAATTAACGGCAATGGCTTATGGTTTAGATGAAAAGACATTGGAAGCACGCTCGGAAGTTTTATTGAAGGAATTCCGTATGGAAAAGCGATTAAATTGGTTCCCGTCGCACTTTTCAAAGGGGATGCGTCAGAAGGTAATGATTATGTGCGCATTTTTAGTTGATCCAAGTCTGTATATTATCGATGAGCCGTTTGTCGGTTTAGACCCGCTCGGCATCCAGTCATTGCTTGACCAAATGGATGATAAAAAACGTGCAGGTGCATCGATTTTAATGTCGACACATATTTTATCGACTGCAGAAAAACATTGTGACCGTATCATTCTGCTTCACGAAGGACGCGTACGTGCACAAGGGACAATGAATGATTTGCGTAAAGCGTTCAATATGCCGACTGCAACACTCGATGATTTATATATTGCGATGACAAAGGAGCAAGACAATGAACAGCATGCATAG
- a CDS encoding HIT family protein, producing MTDCLFCKIIAGEIPSIKVYEDEHTFAFMDIAPLTKGHTLLIPKTHCKDLFEMSEDVARNLYAAAPKVANAIKAAFNPAGMNTINNNGAEAGQTVFHYHLHLVPRYDEKDGLVVNWNGRSQEFPPDVLSTLSEEIKSHL from the coding sequence ATGACTGATTGCTTATTTTGCAAAATCATTGCCGGTGAAATCCCAAGTATTAAAGTTTATGAGGATGAGCATACTTTTGCCTTCATGGACATTGCCCCATTAACAAAAGGCCATACACTGTTAATACCAAAAACGCATTGCAAAGATCTATTTGAAATGTCAGAAGATGTAGCACGAAATTTATACGCTGCTGCTCCGAAAGTGGCTAATGCCATTAAAGCTGCTTTTAACCCGGCCGGTATGAATACAATTAATAATAACGGTGCTGAAGCAGGTCAAACTGTTTTCCATTACCATCTGCATCTCGTTCCGCGCTATGACGAAAAAGATGGACTAGTTGTCAACTGGAATGGTCGTTCGCAGGAATTCCCGCCAGATGTGCTGTCGACACTTTCTGAGGAAATTAAATCACACTTATAA
- a CDS encoding YtxH domain-containing protein: protein MKAKSFLLGITTGIVSGAAVILFTAPQSGTALRQNLLENTKNAKSKLKDVQHELNNVKQSITTLKAEVQNSMPSIVNELKDNFANFKTQIEPEAINLKQEIEKLQNSISEIEKNIPSNRNNED from the coding sequence ATGAAAGCAAAATCATTTTTACTAGGTATTACAACAGGCATCGTTAGCGGTGCGGCTGTTATTTTATTTACAGCACCACAATCAGGGACAGCTTTACGCCAAAACTTATTGGAAAATACAAAAAACGCCAAATCAAAGCTCAAAGACGTACAACATGAACTAAATAACGTTAAGCAATCGATCACAACTTTAAAGGCAGAAGTGCAAAATAGTATGCCTAGTATAGTAAATGAATTAAAGGATAATTTCGCAAATTTCAAAACTCAGATAGAACCGGAAGCAATAAATTTAAAACAAGAAATAGAGAAATTACAGAATTCTATAAGTGAAATCGAGAAAAATATTCCTTCAAATAGAAATAATGAGGATTGA
- a CDS encoding HTH-type transcriptional regulator Hpr, which translates to MALTEDLYSQREAMLFSQRVAQLSKALWKAIEKDWQTWIKPFDLNINEHHILWISYHLKGASISDVAKFGVMHVSTAFNFSKKLEERGLLTFSKRDEDKRNTYVELTDKGAELILRMYDHYHDTEHTILTGALPLKELYGRFPEFLDVMAVIRNIYGDDFIEIFERSFFNFKETIDDKGKPSITTTS; encoded by the coding sequence ATTGCTTTGACAGAAGATTTATACTCGCAACGAGAGGCTATGTTATTTAGCCAAAGAGTCGCACAACTTTCGAAAGCACTATGGAAAGCTATCGAAAAAGATTGGCAAACATGGATTAAACCTTTTGATTTAAATATTAATGAACATCATATTTTATGGATTTCATATCATTTGAAAGGTGCTTCCATTTCAGATGTAGCTAAATTTGGTGTCATGCATGTATCTACCGCTTTCAACTTTTCGAAAAAATTAGAAGAACGTGGATTACTTACTTTCTCAAAACGTGATGAAGACAAACGTAATACATATGTTGAGTTAACTGACAAAGGCGCAGAACTCATCCTACGTATGTACGATCATTATCACGATACAGAACATACGATTTTAACAGGTGCATTGCCATTAAAAGAACTTTATGGACGTTTCCCTGAATTTTTAGATGTAATGGCTGTTATTCGCAATATCTACGGGGATGACTTCATCGAAATATTCGAACGTTCTTTCTTTAACTTTAAAGAAACAATTGATGATAAAGGAAAACCGTCAATCACTACAACTTCATAA
- a CDS encoding DUF3267 domain-containing protein — translation MHCWKTINIEREYGTGRLVLLAITLFVLVFCFSYIAFSFNFNGKHIDRHLWLVLLVIPFIYPMHKFLHYIALFQYRKSLVFRFKFQHLMPVVRMRLQNGIPKKSYIFALVTPFMVINAALIAGGISFPEYAHYFSGLLAFHCCICLMDFLYVKNLMYAPNNAIIEETPRGYEILVPLDI, via the coding sequence ATGCATTGTTGGAAAACAATCAACATAGAGCGCGAATACGGTACGGGAAGGCTTGTATTATTGGCAATCACTCTTTTTGTCCTCGTATTTTGCTTTTCATACATTGCATTTAGTTTTAATTTTAACGGTAAGCATATTGATCGCCATTTATGGTTAGTTTTATTAGTAATACCTTTTATTTATCCTATGCACAAATTTTTACATTATATCGCTCTGTTTCAATATAGAAAATCACTCGTCTTTCGTTTTAAATTCCAACATTTAATGCCGGTTGTCCGGATGCGCCTGCAAAACGGCATTCCGAAAAAGTCTTACATTTTCGCACTCGTTACACCTTTTATGGTTATTAATGCAGCATTGATTGCGGGAGGCATTTCCTTCCCTGAATATGCGCATTATTTTAGTGGATTGCTCGCTTTTCACTGCTGTATTTGTCTCATGGATTTTTTATATGTGAAAAATTTAATGTATGCGCCAAACAATGCTATAATTGAAGAAACGCCAAGAGGTTATGAAATTTTAGTTCCGCTTGATATTTAA
- a CDS encoding YjcZ family sporulation protein has product MGGGGYNGGGSGYGSGFALLVVLFILLIIVGAAFIY; this is encoded by the coding sequence ATGGGTGGCGGAGGTTACAATGGCGGCGGCTCTGGCTACGGCTCTGGCTTTGCTCTATTAGTTGTATTGTTTATCTTATTGATTATTGTAGGTGCAGCTTTCATCTACTAA
- a CDS encoding peptidylprolyl isomerase, whose translation MKKTIFALTVAASIGLAACSNPGDEVVVSTSVGDITQEEFYNSMKDIAGDQLLQQVVVEQILNDKYKVTDEEIEEELKGVKEQYGESYESVLAQSNLTEETLKTNIRFTLLQEKALKDVEVTDEEIEKYYNQASQELKARHILVEDEETAKEIKAKLDAGEDFAKLAKEFSTDPGSGEQGGDLGWFTVGTMVPEFNDAAYALEVDEISEPVQSEHGFHIIQVTEKRDVKDYGKLEDKKEEIRESIAATKADWNTKMAELINDADVEVKDKDLKDAFSGFKAE comes from the coding sequence ATGAAAAAGACCATTTTTGCATTAACAGTTGCTGCTTCAATCGGTTTAGCTGCATGCAGTAATCCTGGAGATGAAGTTGTAGTATCAACAAGCGTAGGCGATATCACTCAAGAAGAATTTTATAATTCAATGAAGGACATCGCTGGCGATCAATTACTGCAACAAGTAGTAGTTGAACAGATTTTAAACGATAAATATAAAGTAACAGATGAAGAAATCGAAGAAGAATTGAAGGGTGTAAAAGAGCAGTATGGCGAAAGCTATGAGTCTGTTTTAGCACAAAGCAATTTAACGGAAGAAACGTTAAAAACAAATATTCGTTTCACATTGTTACAAGAGAAAGCTTTAAAAGATGTTGAAGTAACTGACGAGGAAATCGAAAAGTACTACAATCAAGCATCTCAAGAATTAAAAGCTCGCCACATTTTAGTGGAAGATGAAGAGACTGCAAAAGAAATTAAAGCTAAATTAGATGCTGGAGAAGATTTTGCTAAACTAGCGAAAGAATTCTCAACTGATCCAGGATCTGGAGAACAAGGCGGAGATTTAGGTTGGTTTACAGTAGGTACAATGGTGCCTGAATTCAACGATGCTGCATATGCATTGGAAGTAGACGAAATCAGTGAGCCTGTACAATCTGAACATGGCTTCCACATCATTCAAGTGACTGAAAAACGTGATGTTAAAGATTACGGTAAACTTGAAGACAAAAAAGAAGAAATCCGTGAATCAATCGCAGCTACAAAAGCTGATTGGAACACAAAAATGGCAGAGTTAATTAACGATGCTGATGTAGAAGTAAAAGACAAAGATTTAAAAGACGCATTTTCAGGCTTTAAAGCTGAATAA
- a CDS encoding zinc ribbon domain-containing protein YjdM: MEQLPKCPECGSEYTYEDGQNYVCPECAHEWSQSAETVQEEGLVVRDANGNLLADGDTVTVVKDLKVKGSSSTLKIGTRVKNIRLVEGDHNIDCKIDGFGAMKLKSEFVKKN; encoded by the coding sequence ATGGAACAATTACCGAAATGCCCGGAATGCGGATCAGAGTATACGTACGAAGACGGGCAAAATTATGTGTGCCCGGAATGTGCGCATGAATGGTCTCAATCAGCGGAAACAGTGCAAGAAGAAGGATTAGTCGTACGCGATGCAAACGGCAACCTTTTAGCTGATGGTGATACCGTAACAGTTGTAAAAGATTTAAAAGTAAAGGGAAGCTCCTCTACGTTAAAAATCGGCACACGAGTTAAAAACATTCGACTTGTAGAAGGCGACCACAATATTGATTGTAAAATCGATGGTTTTGGTGCAATGAAACTGAAATCGGAATTCGTGAAGAAAAACTAA